GGGTATCATTTTCCAGAACCAAATGCAGTTGAGCCTTTCAGAGGGGTTATCTAAAGACAGAAGAATAGCTTTGATAATCTCCCTGGCTTTTAGCCTTCCTTTTTTAACGTCGATGACCGTAGCCTTAAACAGGATATTTTCATTTCCATAGGCAACAGAGAGCGGTTTTTGCACACTGCGATCTTCGTAACGAAAGGGCAGGTATAGAAGGAGCTTCTTTAGGGATGAAATACCCAGTTTTTCAAGAAGATGGGCTCTTTTTTGGCCTATACAATCGAGTTTTGCCAATTCATTCATCTTAACAGCTTTTAATGATCGGCCTAAAAAGTAAGCTGAATATCTTTGCTATTTTAGGGCTGCTTAAGAGTCAATTTTGACGCTTAACTTTGGCTTTCAATCAAGATCTTCTGGATGGTCTTAAAATGCATCTTGGCTACTTTTCTTAGGGTTTGCTTACCGTTTTTCAAAAATATCTCCTTAGCTAGCTCGGCTGTTTTGGCTGAAGCTCCTTTGGGTAAGGAAAAACCAACTTCCTTACTGAGCTTGGATAGCTCTTCAAGAAAAGTAGCTCTGGCTAACAGGGAGGCTGCAGCGACAGCTGGATCGCTTTCAGCTTTGGTCATCTGTTCTAGCTCATGGTGTATTCCCATTTTTTTGAACGATTGTTCAAGTACCCATGGCTTGGCAAATCGATCACACAGCACTTTAGGGCAGTCGGGTCTAATGTGTAAAAGTTTTTGAAAAGCTGAAGCATGAGCCCAAGCGAGTAGCAAATTAAGGTTTCTAAACTTTTTTTCATAAAGATCATTGTATCGCCACGGTGATAGAGAAAAAAGAGCATAATCGGTCTTTTTCTTTATCAAAGAAGCCAACTCGAATATTCGGTTGGTTGAATTGAACCGTTTACTATCTTTTATTCCTTCATCGATAAATAATCTTGCACTCTGTTTATCCACAAACACAGCGGCCACAACAAGAGGACCAAAGAGATCTCCTTTGCCACACTCATCAATACCTGCATGCGCTTCGAAGTATTCGGGATGAAGAACTTCTTCATAGCCTATGCTCACTTTCCCCAGGATTTCAGGTTCTATTACGTTTTGAGCAAATTCAAGGGCTTCTTTTCCTTGGACGAGGATTTTGCCTGTTTTATAGGCTTGTATCACTGTTCCTTTTGTTTTGGCCCTAAACAAACCATGGTCTAGAGGAGAAAGCTCAAAGCCTTTTTGGATAATTATGTCTTTGAGTTTTTTAATTTGTTTCTCATCGAAGCTGAAGCTATAGGAAGAAGAAGTCATGGAAAACCAAAATAATATACTTTTATTGGAACAGGCAATCGAACCTAATTTCAAGAAAAGTTTCTGGGCATTGATATCCCGATGGCACTCGGAAAATGGTTTTCGGTATCCCTGGAGAGAGGCGCCCACTCCATATTCAATTCTTGTATCTGAGCTGATGTTACAGCAAACCCAGGCTGAGACAGTAATCCCATATTTCTTAGCTTGGATGGAAAGATTTCCAAACTGGAGAAGCCTTGCTGAAGCTCCAGAGAAAGAAGTGTTAAGGGCTTGGGAAGGATTAGGTTATTATTCACGCGCTAGAAATCTGCATAAAATAGCTCAATGGGTTTATTTTGAAAAAAAAGGAGAGCTTCCTTCAGAGCCTAAAGAACTGCTGAAACTTCCAGGGATTGGTCCATATACAGCCAATGCCGTGGCAAGCCTTGCTTTCGGAAGGAAAGTTCCGGCTTTGGATGGAAACGTCATTCGAGTTATAGCACGACTCATGGCTATAGACCAACCCGTCCATCGAAGAGAAACGATTAGAAAAATTTTTACCTTAGCCACTTCTCTAATGCCTGAAGATATTGAGGCCTCATATTATAATTCGGCTCTCATGGATTTTGGTAGAGCTATTTGTAGACCTAAACATCCTAAGTGCAAGCTGTGCGTATTAAAAGAAATATGTAAAGCCAAACAACCTGGGCTTTTAGCCATAAGACCTAAGGTTACAATTGAGGAAAAAGAGGAAAAAATAGCGATTATAAGAGAAAAAAATCGGTTTTGGATGCAGCAAGAAAGTTTTGGAAAGAAAAGATACTGCGGATTATGGGTCTTTCCCCTGTTTGATCCAGAGTTCATGGAACAAAAAGCGATGCTTTTTTCTCTTCGCTATTCTTTTACAAGATATAGAATCTTCCTTGAAGCCTACGAAGCCTCTTGGAATAAGAGAGGATTAAAAACACAACCTTTAAAGGGAGAATGGGTAGAAGAAAAAAATGTTTTATCTTTACCCCTGCCTGCTCCTCATCGAAAGATCTGGTTGCAACTGGTAGCTAAAAAACCTTCGGACAGACAATGATGAACTTCAGTTGATTTTGTTCTGAATCCGAATACAATGTAATTTTCTTTATGATTCCTATTATTAATGCTCACGTAAGGCAGGTAGAAAGACTTATTTCTCCAGCTGAACTGCAAAGGATGCTGCCGATTACCGACAAAATTTACAAGACGGTTATTGAAGCACGTGAAAATATACGGGCGATTTTGTCGGGAGAAGACAGTCGGTTTTTAGTCGTTGTTGGACCCTGTTCAATTCATGATCCCAAAGGGGCAATCGAGTATGCCCTTAAGCTGAAAGATCTTAGGCAAAAAGTAGAGAAAGAGATATTTATCGTGATGCGGACCTATTTTGAAAAACCTCGAACGACTGTAGGGTGGAAAGGGCTGATTAATGATCCACATCTTGATGGCTCCTGTGACATTGAAAAAGGATTAAAACTAGCGCGAACGATCCTTCTGGATATCGTTGGGATGGGAATTCCTACGGCAACGGAATTTTTAGACTCGACTACTCCTCAATACATTTCTGATTTGGTGTGTTGGGCTGCAATTGGGGCCAGAACAATTGAGTCTCAATATCACAGGGAAATGGCTAGTGGACTCTCTATGCCTGTGGGTTTTAAAAATGGTACAGATGGCACTTTGCAGATTGCTCTTGATGCCTTGGGAGCCGCCATGTATCCTCATAGTTTTCTTGGAATCGATGAACAGGGAATGACCAGTATTATTAGAACCACGGGCAACAAATGGGGCCATGTAATCTTAAGGGGAGGAAGAACCAGAACTAACTATGATCCTGAAAGTATTCAAGACGCCATTGAAAGGCTTAAACAAGCCGGACTGCCTCCAAGGCTCATGATTGATTGTAGCCATGCTAACTGTGGGAAACAGCATCATATCCAGAAATCTGTCTGGCATAGCATACTCGAACAGAGGGTAAAAGGGAACACAAACATCATTGGGGCAATGCTTGAAAGTTATCTCTACGAAGGGAATCAAAAGATCCCAGCCAATTTAGCTCTTCTTAAGTATGGCGTTTCTATAACCGATCCTTGTATTGGTTGGGAGATGACTGAAGAACTTATTTTAGAAGGTTACAGAATGCTAAAAGAAGAGCGTGAGCAAGCTCATGTCTAAGAAAAATGGAGCTTTAGCTGTTCGTGAAAAAGTTGTGCAAAGTGGGGCATTGCTCTATTCGAGCATGTCCAGTCTTCTGATCCATGGCTTGGCTACCTTAAACGGCCTTGCGGCGGGTCCTGCAGGACGTGAAGCCTGTGGTGAGGAAGGTTTTGGTACAAATGCTAGAGCTGCGTGAAACCGGCCTCGATGAAGTAGGAAGTCAGCTTGTTCCTGTATGAGCAGCAATGAGTAAGTCTGATGGAAGGGTTTAGCTTGCTTTTTTTGATCTTGTTTTATTTATTAAGAATGAAAAAATATTTCTGAAAAGAGAAGGGGTCTTAGCTCAGTTGGTAGAGCGCCTCAATGGCATTGAGGAGGTCAGGGGTTCGAATCCCCTAGGCTCCATAAGATTGAGTTTTTCATGGGTTAGCCGCTGTCTATTAAATCATTAAGCAAGAGAGAATGGTTCAGATTATTTTCCTTTTTTTGACCATGGGATTTTCATAAAACTTCAATTGAGCGTTCTCCAAAGTAGTTTATCGTTATATTGGTTCAATGGATTTACTGGATAGGGAAAAGCATAAAAAGATTTTTTTTTGCCTCAAAAGAAAGAATATCGTCAGTGCAAATAGCCGGGAAATTGGATTTGTAAAGAAAATCAAAAGATTCAATAATAAGGGAGTGTTGACAGAAACTACAGGGAAAATAGTTCTTTTTTATGTTATGAAATAAGAATATAAAGAGGGCGGTTATTTTATTAATGTAAGGGAATCAATTGGCAAAATTACCGGCTGATCGGTGTAGACCCCTGTATTGCTCTTCTTTGATATCCCACAATACTACTTGAAAGATATGCTCATTGTTCTAGTTTGTTTTTAAAAGATCTGTTTTTTCTGGTTCAGGATACAACTTTTTGTACATAAATAGCCTTGGCCTTATGAACTACTCCTGCCAACCTGATGGTATGGCGTGAGTTTCGCGCTTCTACGAGAGTATTAACTCTCTCCACGCTTGGCCGGTTCCCGGCCAAACAATCTGTTTTGTGAATATACTAAACTTCCATTCAATGTCAACAAAATCGCTCTGACAGACGATATCGCCGCTTCACCACCACCTAAATCTCCGCGCGATTATGGGTGGAGCACTGCGGCGTAAGTTCGGTAGATTTTATTATTATTATTAACAATTATATCCCATTTCTCATGTATCTAAGCATAAAGGGATGTTTTTATGGTTGAACATAACCAAGGTGCAGCTGGATTTTATGCCTTACCAGTATTGGTTTTATCTATTATAAGCAGCTTTCTAAGCCCATTAACTTGAAGTTTTAACATTTCATTTCAAAAACACCAAGCGCTATTTCTCAGACTTTTTTTATAGCTTTAAGTAAAAAATCGACCGATGCTGAACTTCCTTGGTGTTCATATCCTGGAGCTTAAGTTTTTTTTTCAATGATAACTACTAAAAGTATGGATGGTAGTTTAAATTGTATATATTTTGAATTTAATACTTTATGAATATCTGATATTCAGAAATTTTAAAATTGCGGAGAAATATTTTGAAAAAAAATAATTTTCACAAATAAATTTTGTTGTTTATTTGATTTAAAAATGTTATATAATTTTAAAAATTAAGATAGGAGAAACCACAATGATTGAATTACCTATTAAATGGCAAAAATCTTCTTATCAACCCCATTTAATTGCTCTTATTGATTCCAAAGGAAAATGGATTGCTGATGTCCCTAATGACGAGATTGCTATGATAATTATTTCAGCTTTGGAAGAAAGATTAAAAAGGTTAAACAATCCTGTAGAGAAATTAGAAGAGAAAAAAAAAGTGACCAAAGCACCGGCACCCAGAGGAAATCGAAATCGACTTAGTTCAATTGGGTAATAGCTAAGAGTAAGAATTCAATTAAATAAATAATTTTTTAGTTTTTTTTGAATAAAAAAATTTAAAATTTAGGATGTTCTTTGCTTTGAATCTAAAAAAGAGGCTGAAAACAATAGAATTATACTTGCCTACTTGAACTGACTCAATTTCTATTATTAAAGGCTGATTGCCTTTTTATTTAAAATAGATAAGATCGGTCTTGCTCTTGGCTTATGTATTAAACAAGCATAAGAACTGTTCGATCTAGTAGAAGGGCAGTTTGATTTTGACAATTAAGACATTGCCCAGATTGAGCAAGAGATCCTAAACTATCTAAGGTCCAATTCCTGACTCTAATAAAATATAAAGAGCATTTTTGAAATCCATAGATCTGGATGATTATCTTTGTAATGTAGGCTAAAATAAAAATTATATTGATCATTGCGAATAGTGAGGAAATAGAATTAATTTATAAAATCCATAGATGGGATTTGGGTTTGAGTATTTTTTTTTGATGGCTACATTAATATCTAATCCCGCATGAAATTTTCATAAAATATCACTAAATTTCCCAAAACAAGATTGCTTGGTAATAGGTTAGTCTATTGTTCCTGATAATGGATTGGATATTACGCATGGTTCGGGAGTATTGAACTGAGCAACGGATCTGGCTATAGTTATACTTTTAGTATTGAAAATAAGGCCTAAAGATGATATCTGAGTTTTATTGATTTGGCTAATGAATCAAAAAATCTACATAAACAAACACATCAAATAACATCTTTATTATAAGAAAAATAATGTTTTTTTCTCCTTTATAAGAAGGGAAGAGGTCCCTTTAAGTTTAAGCTGTTCACAAGTAGAAAGTTGTTTTTATTATTTAATTTTAAACT
The DNA window shown above is from Methylacidiphilum caldifontis and carries:
- the rnhC gene encoding ribonuclease HIII, giving the protein MTSSSYSFSFDEKQIKKLKDIIIQKGFELSPLDHGLFRAKTKGTVIQAYKTGKILVQGKEALEFAQNVIEPEILGKVSIGYEEVLHPEYFEAHAGIDECGKGDLFGPLVVAAVFVDKQSARLFIDEGIKDSKRFNSTNRIFELASLIKKKTDYALFSLSPWRYNDLYEKKFRNLNLLLAWAHASAFQKLLHIRPDCPKVLCDRFAKPWVLEQSFKKMGIHHELEQMTKAESDPAVAAASLLARATFLEELSKLSKEVGFSLPKGASAKTAELAKEIFLKNGKQTLRKVAKMHFKTIQKILIESQS
- a CDS encoding A/G-specific adenine glycosylase, whose product is MENQNNILLLEQAIEPNFKKSFWALISRWHSENGFRYPWREAPTPYSILVSELMLQQTQAETVIPYFLAWMERFPNWRSLAEAPEKEVLRAWEGLGYYSRARNLHKIAQWVYFEKKGELPSEPKELLKLPGIGPYTANAVASLAFGRKVPALDGNVIRVIARLMAIDQPVHRRETIRKIFTLATSLMPEDIEASYYNSALMDFGRAICRPKHPKCKLCVLKEICKAKQPGLLAIRPKVTIEEKEEKIAIIREKNRFWMQQESFGKKRYCGLWVFPLFDPEFMEQKAMLFSLRYSFTRYRIFLEAYEASWNKRGLKTQPLKGEWVEEKNVLSLPLPAPHRKIWLQLVAKKPSDRQ
- a CDS encoding 3-deoxy-7-phosphoheptulonate synthase — its product is MIPIINAHVRQVERLISPAELQRMLPITDKIYKTVIEARENIRAILSGEDSRFLVVVGPCSIHDPKGAIEYALKLKDLRQKVEKEIFIVMRTYFEKPRTTVGWKGLINDPHLDGSCDIEKGLKLARTILLDIVGMGIPTATEFLDSTTPQYISDLVCWAAIGARTIESQYHREMASGLSMPVGFKNGTDGTLQIALDALGAAMYPHSFLGIDEQGMTSIIRTTGNKWGHVILRGGRTRTNYDPESIQDAIERLKQAGLPPRLMIDCSHANCGKQHHIQKSVWHSILEQRVKGNTNIIGAMLESYLYEGNQKIPANLALLKYGVSITDPCIGWEMTEELILEGYRMLKEEREQAHV